One genomic region from Gemmobacter aquarius encodes:
- a CDS encoding response regulator transcription factor, producing MARIALVDDDRNILTSVAMTLEAEGFEVETYNDGQSALDAFNRRLPDMAVLDIKMPRMDGMDLLQRLRQKTSMPVIFLTSKDDEIDEVLGLRMGADDYVKKPFSQRLLVERIRALLRRQEAIASGEVATTEETKIMERGQLRMDPLRHSVTWKGMDVALTVTEFMLLQALAQRPGFVKSRDQLMDVAYDDQVYVDDRTIDSHIKRLRKKMRAVDNDFSAIETLYGIGYRYNEE from the coding sequence ATGGCAAGGATTGCGCTTGTTGACGACGACAGGAATATCCTGACGTCCGTTGCGATGACGCTTGAGGCCGAGGGGTTCGAGGTCGAGACCTATAATGACGGGCAATCGGCACTGGATGCGTTCAACCGGCGCCTGCCGGATATGGCGGTGCTCGACATCAAGATGCCGCGCATGGACGGGATGGACCTGCTGCAGCGCCTGCGGCAGAAAACCTCGATGCCGGTGATTTTCCTCACCTCCAAGGATGACGAGATCGACGAGGTTCTGGGCCTGCGGATGGGGGCTGACGATTACGTCAAGAAGCCCTTCTCGCAGCGTCTGCTGGTAGAACGCATCCGTGCGCTGCTGCGTCGGCAGGAAGCCATCGCGTCGGGCGAGGTGGCCACGACCGAAGAAACCAAGATCATGGAGCGCGGGCAGCTTCGCATGGACCCTCTGCGCCATTCTGTGACGTGGAAGGGCATGGATGTCGCGCTGACCGTGACGGAATTCATGCTGCTTCAGGCGCTGGCGCAGCGCCCCGGTTTCGTGAAAAGCCGTGACCAGTTGATGGACGTGGCCTATGACGATCAGGTTTACGTCGATGACCGCACCATCGACAGCCACATCAAGCGTCTTCGCAAGAAGATGCGTGCAGTTGATAACGATTTCTCGGCCATCGAAACGCTTTACGGGATCGGCTACCGCTACAACGAGGAATGA
- a CDS encoding sensor N-terminal transmembrane domain-containing protein: MTAQTRLTKEGRPAASGDLLLGDDWVAPDHLVDPALREGRGRRGFVSLNRSPLARKIILFNLLALVLLVAGVLFLNPFRDSLVIQREQGLISEAMLTADLLEASFEGPPQAADVDAALSTAGIGPGVEVFVYTPEGALLGRHTGDPREVVDTANRTTLIVDALNWVWDGVTGLFAANPATLQPYDGEALVRPLIDESAKGQTVVNTGRGPTGGALFSVATPVTEAGALVAVVALTSAEGEIDRLVRFEREQVLQMFVVALMVSLGLSLVLASTIANPLSDLAAAAELGRDRDRRAGPARVRIPDLAARPDEIGRLSVAMRGMVAALYDRIDANEQFAADVAHEIKNPLASLRSAVGTLRVAKRDDQKEKLLEVIEHDVRRLDRLVSDISNASRLDSELVKEEEEEFNLVKTLTNLCEYLGNQAEEKGVEFITDFPPDPISIHGLEARLAQVFVNLISNAVSFCEEGDAVRVWARRRANRVLVVVEDTGPGIPEQALTKVFKRFYSERPQVQFGQHSGLGLAISKQIVEAHGGVIWAENIRPTNADATSDPLGARFVVGLPV; encoded by the coding sequence ATGACCGCACAAACGCGCCTGACAAAGGAGGGGCGTCCGGCCGCGTCGGGCGACCTGCTTCTCGGAGACGACTGGGTCGCACCTGACCATCTCGTCGATCCCGCCCTGCGTGAAGGGCGGGGGCGGCGCGGTTTCGTGTCGTTGAACCGGTCGCCGCTGGCCCGCAAGATCATCTTGTTCAACCTGCTGGCGCTGGTTCTGCTGGTGGCGGGCGTGCTGTTCCTGAACCCGTTCCGCGACAGCCTTGTGATCCAGCGCGAGCAGGGCCTGATTTCCGAGGCGATGCTGACCGCCGACCTGCTCGAGGCCAGTTTCGAAGGGCCGCCGCAAGCCGCCGATGTCGATGCCGCGCTGTCGACGGCAGGGATTGGTCCGGGGGTCGAGGTCTTCGTATACACGCCCGAGGGTGCGCTTTTGGGCCGCCATACCGGCGATCCGCGCGAGGTGGTCGATACGGCGAACCGCACGACGCTGATCGTCGATGCGCTGAACTGGGTCTGGGACGGCGTGACCGGCCTGTTCGCGGCAAACCCCGCGACGCTGCAACCCTATGACGGCGAGGCGCTGGTGCGTCCGCTGATCGACGAGTCTGCAAAGGGGCAAACCGTGGTCAACACGGGGCGCGGGCCGACGGGCGGGGCGCTTTTTTCAGTCGCCACACCCGTGACCGAGGCAGGGGCGCTTGTGGCCGTGGTCGCGTTGACCAGCGCCGAGGGCGAAATCGACCGTCTGGTGCGTTTTGAACGCGAGCAGGTTTTGCAGATGTTCGTGGTGGCGCTGATGGTCAGCCTTGGCCTGTCGCTGGTCTTGGCGTCCACCATTGCGAATCCGCTTTCGGACCTTGCCGCCGCTGCCGAACTGGGCCGCGACCGTGACCGCCGCGCGGGGCCTGCGCGCGTGCGTATCCCCGATCTGGCTGCGCGGCCCGACGAGATTGGCCGCCTGTCGGTGGCAATGCGCGGCATGGTGGCGGCGCTCTATGACCGGATCGACGCCAACGAACAATTCGCCGCCGACGTGGCGCATGAGATCAAGAACCCGCTGGCGAGTTTGCGGTCGGCGGTGGGCACGCTGCGGGTGGCAAAGCGCGACGACCAGAAGGAAAAGCTGCTCGAGGTGATCGAGCATGACGTGCGCCGCCTTGACCGCCTTGTCAGCGACATCTCGAATGCCTCGCGGCTGGACAGCGAATTGGTCAAGGAGGAGGAGGAGGAATTCAACCTCGTCAAGACCCTGACCAACCTGTGCGAATATCTGGGCAATCAGGCCGAGGAAAAAGGGGTCGAGTTCATCACCGATTTCCCCCCCGATCCGATCAGCATCCACGGGCTGGAAGCGCGTCTGGCGCAGGTCTTCGTCAACCTGATCTCGAACGCGGTCAGCTTTTGCGAGGAAGGCGATGCCGTCCGCGTCTGGGCGCGCCGCCGTGCAAACCGCGTGCTGGTGGTGGTCGAAGACACCGGCCCCGGCATTCCCGAACAGGCGCTGACCAAGGTGTTCAAGCGGTTCTATTCCGAGCGCCCGCAGGTGCAGTTCGGCCAACACTCGGGCCTTGGGCTGGCGATTTCCAAGCAGATCGTCGAAGCGCATGGCGGGGTGATCTGGGCCGAGAACATCCGGCCCACCAATGCCGATGCCACGTCGGACCCGCTGGGTGCCCGTTTCGTCGTCGGCCTGCCGGTCTGA
- a CDS encoding HPr kinase/phosphorylase, with the protein MTHPPDLTLHATCVAVGETGVLIIGPAGSGKSSLALALMAYGAVLVADDRTVLTRDGADLVASCPPAIQGMIEARGLGLLHAEARVGVAIGLVVDLGQTEGQRLPPFRNVMLSGRTLPLVLGQTSPHFPAALWHYVKAGRRE; encoded by the coding sequence GTGACACACCCCCCTGACCTGACGCTGCATGCGACATGCGTGGCGGTGGGCGAAACGGGGGTGTTGATCATCGGGCCAGCCGGATCGGGCAAATCGTCGCTCGCGCTGGCGTTGATGGCTTATGGCGCGGTGCTGGTGGCCGATGACCGGACCGTATTGACCCGTGACGGGGCCGATCTTGTGGCGAGTTGCCCGCCCGCGATCCAAGGGATGATCGAAGCGCGGGGTTTGGGGCTTTTGCACGCCGAAGCGCGCGTAGGCGTGGCCATTGGTCTGGTCGTCGATCTGGGCCAAACCGAAGGTCAGCGCCTGCCGCCTTTCCGGAATGTGATGCTGTCCGGACGGACACTGCCCCTTGTGCTTGGCCAGACATCTCCCCATTTTCCTGCTGCGCTTTGGCACTATGTCAAGGCGGGGCGGCGGGAATGA
- the rapZ gene encoding RNase adapter RapZ gives MKTQTAKAETLIDGHHVVLVTGPSGAGRSTAIDALEDLGYEVIDNLPLSLIPRLIDGPPLARPIALGMDVRNRDFNATALIETIDTLTRDPRVSLDVLYLDCAPSELIRRYAQTRRRHPLAPAETPVEGVGREIDLLAPIRVRADHLIDTTEMSPHDLKAELAQWFGRDTSHRLAVSVQSFSYKRGLPRGVDMVFDCRFLQNPYWAPDLRDLDGRDAAVADFIRTDARFVPFFEKLRDLVLLLLPATVEEGKAHLSIGFGCTGGQHRSVAIAEMLGNSLAEAGWPVSKRHRELERRSAGLLSSASG, from the coding sequence ATGAAAACGCAAACGGCAAAGGCCGAAACCTTGATCGATGGGCACCACGTGGTGCTGGTGACCGGGCCTTCGGGGGCCGGGCGCTCGACTGCTATCGATGCGCTCGAAGACCTCGGCTACGAGGTGATCGACAATTTGCCACTGTCGCTGATACCGCGCCTGATCGACGGGCCGCCACTGGCCCGCCCCATCGCGCTGGGCATGGATGTCCGCAACCGCGATTTCAACGCGACCGCGCTGATCGAGACCATCGACACGCTGACCCGCGATCCGCGCGTGTCGCTGGATGTTCTTTACCTCGATTGCGCTCCTTCGGAACTTATCCGGCGCTATGCCCAGACGCGGCGGCGCCATCCGCTGGCCCCCGCCGAAACCCCGGTCGAAGGGGTGGGCCGCGAGATCGACCTGCTCGCACCGATCCGCGTGCGCGCCGACCACCTGATCGACACGACCGAAATGTCGCCGCATGACCTCAAGGCGGAACTCGCGCAATGGTTCGGGCGCGACACGTCGCATCGCTTGGCGGTTTCGGTGCAATCCTTCAGCTACAAGCGCGGGCTACCACGGGGCGTGGATATGGTGTTCGACTGCCGCTTCCTGCAAAACCCCTATTGGGCCCCCGATCTGCGCGATCTTGACGGGCGCGATGCGGCGGTGGCCGATTTCATCCGTACCGATGCCCGTTTCGTGCCGTTCTTCGAAAAATTGCGCGATCTGGTACTGCTTTTGTTGCCCGCGACCGTCGAAGAGGGCAAAGCGCATCTTTCGATAGGGTTCGGCTGCACCGGCGGGCAACATCGCAGCGTCGCAATCGCGGAAATGTTGGGCAATTCGCTTGCAGAGGCAGGCTGGCCGGTGTCAAAACGTCACCGGGAACTTGAACGCAGGTCAGCAGGTTTGCTGTCCTCGGCATCGGGGTGA
- a CDS encoding PTS sugar transporter subunit IIA produces MIGIVIVAHGGLAREYLSAVEHVVGKQDAMRAIAIEDEHDRSAKQAEICDAADSVDLGQGVVVVTDMFGGSPSNLSLMACCGRDRRIVYGANLPMLIKLAKSRDMSVPDAVAAALDAGRKYINSLDLGSGA; encoded by the coding sequence GTGATCGGTATCGTGATCGTGGCGCATGGCGGCCTTGCACGGGAATATCTCTCGGCGGTCGAACATGTCGTCGGTAAACAGGATGCGATGCGCGCCATCGCCATCGAGGACGAACATGATCGCAGCGCCAAACAGGCCGAGATCTGCGATGCGGCTGATTCTGTCGATCTGGGGCAAGGTGTGGTCGTTGTGACCGACATGTTCGGTGGCTCGCCGTCGAACCTGTCGCTGATGGCCTGTTGCGGGCGCGATCGCCGGATCGTCTATGGCGCGAATCTGCCGATGCTGATCAAGCTGGCCAAATCGCGCGACATGTCGGTGCCCGATGCCGTGGCCGCCGCGCTTGACGCGGGGCGCAAGTATATCAACAGTCTGGACTTGGGCAGCGGTGCGTGA
- a CDS encoding HPr family phosphocarrier protein: MDEARVTSKTLRIINEKGLHARASAKFVEVVEQHDAQAAVTKDGMTVSGDSIMGLLMLAASRGTSIDVTTSGTQAEMLADALEALVANRFGEDY, from the coding sequence ATGGATGAGGCCAGAGTGACGTCGAAAACCCTTCGGATCATCAATGAAAAGGGCCTGCATGCGCGGGCCTCGGCCAAATTCGTCGAAGTCGTCGAACAGCATGACGCGCAGGCGGCCGTGACCAAGGATGGAATGACGGTTTCGGGCGACTCGATCATGGGGCTTTTGATGCTTGCCGCATCGCGCGGAACCTCGATTGACGTCACGACAAGCGGCACTCAGGCCGAGATGCTGGCCGACGCGCTGGAGGCGCTGGTTGCAAACCGCTTCGGCGAAGACTACTGA
- a CDS encoding lysophospholipid acyltransferase family protein, translating to MIETSHNKTEPVAVRRDDGGGKPYDMRRLSYAGTFKNPFKAATIRAIEWTTAKITLLRLIRQFERSGAPFGSPFWPKAIRQMGITIQTPPEEIALIPPTGPLVVVSNHPSGLVDGMVLAELVNRVRPDFKILTRSLLTGIPEVAEFMIPVPFPHEDNARELGLQMRDETMKHLRAGGVIILFPAGKVAMSEGWWGPAVESEWNVFTHKIVKSSGATILPVYFPGQNSRTFLIANKISDTIRQGLLLYEIKRCLFKPTRPVIGAPIPAEELKKWEGNPRGFLAWLRAHTLGLKHSA from the coding sequence GTGATCGAGACGTCGCACAACAAAACGGAGCCTGTCGCAGTGCGACGGGATGACGGTGGCGGCAAGCCCTATGACATGCGCCGCCTCTCCTATGCGGGCACGTTCAAGAACCCGTTCAAGGCCGCGACCATCCGCGCCATCGAATGGACCACTGCCAAGATCACGCTTCTGCGGCTGATCCGGCAGTTCGAACGGTCGGGCGCGCCTTTTGGTTCGCCCTTCTGGCCCAAGGCGATCCGCCAGATGGGAATCACCATCCAGACGCCGCCCGAAGAGATTGCGCTGATACCGCCCACCGGTCCGCTTGTCGTGGTGTCGAACCACCCGTCGGGGCTGGTCGACGGCATGGTGCTGGCAGAACTGGTCAACCGCGTTCGACCGGATTTCAAGATTTTGACGCGCAGCCTTTTGACGGGCATCCCCGAGGTTGCGGAATTCATGATCCCCGTGCCCTTCCCGCATGAAGACAACGCCCGCGAACTGGGCTTGCAGATGCGCGACGAGACGATGAAGCATCTGCGGGCAGGCGGGGTCATCATCCTGTTTCCGGCGGGCAAGGTCGCGATGTCCGAAGGCTGGTGGGGTCCGGCAGTCGAAAGCGAATGGAACGTCTTTACCCACAAGATCGTCAAATCATCGGGTGCGACGATCCTGCCGGTTTATTTTCCGGGCCAGAATTCGCGCACATTCCTGATCGCCAACAAGATCAGCGACACGATCCGGCAAGGATTATTGCTGTATGAGATCAAGCGCTGCCTGTTCAAGCCGACCCGCCCCGTCATCGGTGCGCCGATTCCGGCGGAAGAACTGAAGAAATGGGAGGGCAATCCGCGCGGTTTCCTCGCATGGTTGCGCGCGCACACGCTCGGGCTGAAGCACAGCGCCTGA
- a CDS encoding 16S rRNA pseudouridine(516) synthase, which produces MDKLLSSMAYGSRSEMARLAKAGGIVLDGVELADASARIAVTPDLPKRMQIDGEPLDPLQGMVILLHKPLGMTCSHKEDGPIVYDLLPKRWRGRDPAISTIGRLDKQTSGLLLMTDDGALLHRIISPKRHVEKTYRARLARPLTGNEAAVFASGRLMLEGEEKPLVPAGLEVMSPTEALLTVTEGRYHQVRRMFAAVGNHVEALHRERLGGLTLPDGLAAGQWRLLGTEEISLIFS; this is translated from the coding sequence GTGGACAAACTGCTGTCCTCGATGGCCTACGGTTCGCGCAGCGAGATGGCGCGGCTGGCCAAGGCGGGGGGGATCGTGCTTGACGGCGTGGAACTGGCCGATGCCAGCGCGCGCATCGCCGTGACGCCCGACCTGCCCAAGCGGATGCAAATCGACGGCGAACCGCTCGACCCGCTGCAAGGTATGGTGATCCTGCTTCACAAGCCTTTGGGGATGACCTGTTCGCACAAGGAAGACGGGCCCATCGTCTATGATCTTCTGCCCAAACGCTGGCGCGGGCGCGATCCGGCGATCTCGACCATCGGGCGGCTCGACAAGCAGACTTCGGGGCTTTTGCTCATGACCGATGACGGGGCGCTCTTGCACCGCATCATCAGCCCCAAGCGGCATGTCGAAAAGACCTATCGTGCAAGGCTGGCCCGCCCGCTGACGGGCAACGAGGCGGCGGTCTTCGCTTCGGGCCGCTTGATGCTGGAGGGTGAGGAAAAACCCCTTGTTCCGGCTGGATTGGAAGTGATGTCACCGACCGAAGCCCTGCTGACCGTGACCGAGGGGCGCTATCATCAGGTGCGCCGCATGTTCGCGGCCGTGGGCAACCATGTCGAGGCGCTGCACCGTGAACGGCTGGGCGGGCTGACCCTGCCCGACGGGCTGGCTGCGGGGCAATGGCGGTTGTTGGGAACAGAAGAAATCTCGCTGATCTTCAGCTAG
- a CDS encoding 3-hydroxybutyryl-CoA dehydrogenase codes for MAEIRTVGIVGAGQMGNGIAHVFALAGYDVLLTDISQTSLDKAIATIDRNIERQVTRGKVTADDKAAAMGRIKTTLTLADVGPTDLIIEAATERETVKQAIFEDLLPHLKPSTILTSNTSSISITRLASRTDRPEKFMGFHFMNPVPVMQLVELIRGIATDAETWDTLHGVVRKLGKTAASAEDFPAFIVNRILMPMINEAVYTLYEGVGNVKSIDESLKLGANHPMGPLELADFIGLDTCLAIMNVLHDGLADTKYRPCPLLTKYVEAGWLGRKTQRGFYDYRGEVPVPTR; via the coding sequence ATGGCAGAGATCCGCACGGTCGGGATCGTCGGCGCAGGCCAGATGGGCAACGGCATCGCCCATGTCTTCGCGCTTGCAGGCTATGACGTACTGCTGACCGACATCAGCCAGACCAGCCTTGACAAGGCCATCGCCACAATCGACCGGAACATCGAACGGCAGGTCACGCGCGGCAAGGTGACGGCTGACGACAAAGCCGCCGCAATGGGCCGGATCAAGACGACGCTCACGCTAGCCGATGTCGGCCCGACCGACCTGATCATCGAAGCCGCGACCGAACGCGAGACGGTGAAACAGGCGATCTTTGAAGACCTTCTGCCGCATCTGAAACCGTCGACGATCCTGACATCGAACACCTCGTCGATCTCGATCACGCGGCTTGCCAGCCGGACCGACCGGCCCGAAAAGTTCATGGGGTTCCACTTCATGAACCCCGTGCCGGTGATGCAGCTGGTCGAACTGATCCGCGGCATCGCCACCGATGCCGAGACATGGGACACGCTGCACGGGGTGGTGCGAAAGCTCGGCAAGACGGCGGCGAGTGCCGAGGATTTCCCCGCCTTTATCGTCAACCGCATCCTGATGCCGATGATAAACGAGGCGGTCTACACGCTGTATGAAGGCGTCGGGAACGTCAAATCCATCGACGAATCGCTGAAACTCGGCGCGAACCATCCGATGGGGCCGCTTGAACTGGCCGATTTCATCGGGCTGGACACCTGCCTTGCCATCATGAACGTGCTGCATGACGGGCTGGCCGACACCAAATACCGCCCCTGCCCGCTGCTGACCAAATATGTCGAAGCAGGCTGGCTGGGCCGCAAGACGCAGCGCGGCTTTTACGACTATCGCGGCGAGGTGCCGGTTCCGACGCGTTGA
- a CDS encoding DUF6473 family protein has product MSFAFPGEMSLDYFPCRYGRSKLLFRGPRRDLAAPYVAVLGGGETYGKFVAEPWPALLQQALGVPVVNLGAVNAGPDAWAGDGAIPEIAAQARVTLVQVTGAQNLTNRFYSVHPRRNDRFLRASPLLASIYREIDFTEFTFTRHMMQSLYRASPEKFAIVAEELRAAWLARMIALLPRLGARVVLVWMAGQGPDAARPVPEDEPMLVTRAMLDALVQRGAGLVQVVYSDRAQTQGVAGMVYPAMAEAAARAMPGPMQHAEVAAAVEPVLAGLLGLGG; this is encoded by the coding sequence ATGAGCTTTGCTTTTCCGGGCGAGATGTCGCTCGACTATTTTCCATGCCGTTACGGGCGTTCGAAACTGCTGTTCCGGGGACCAAGGCGCGATCTTGCCGCGCCCTATGTCGCTGTGCTGGGCGGGGGTGAAACCTATGGCAAGTTCGTGGCCGAGCCTTGGCCCGCGCTTTTGCAACAGGCGTTGGGGGTGCCGGTCGTCAACCTTGGCGCGGTGAACGCGGGGCCGGATGCATGGGCGGGGGATGGGGCTATCCCTGAAATCGCCGCGCAGGCGCGGGTGACGCTGGTGCAGGTGACAGGCGCCCAGAACCTGACCAACCGCTTCTATTCGGTGCATCCGCGCCGGAATGACCGGTTCCTGCGTGCCTCGCCGCTGCTGGCCTCGATCTACCGTGAGATCGATTTCACCGAGTTCACCTTTACCCGCCACATGATGCAATCGCTTTACCGCGCCTCGCCGGAAAAGTTTGCCATCGTGGCCGAGGAGTTGCGGGCGGCATGGCTGGCGCGGATGATCGCGCTGTTGCCGCGTCTGGGGGCACGCGTGGTACTGGTCTGGATGGCGGGGCAGGGGCCAGACGCGGCGCGGCCCGTGCCCGAGGATGAGCCGATGCTGGTGACGCGGGCGATGCTTGATGCGCTGGTGCAGCGCGGGGCGGGGCTGGTCCAGGTGGTCTATAGCGACAGGGCGCAGACGCAGGGGGTGGCGGGCATGGTCTATCCGGCGATGGCGGAAGCGGCGGCGCGGGCAATGCCGGGGCCGATGCAACATGCCGAGGTTGCGGCGGCTGTCGAGCCGGTTCTTGCGGGGTTGCTCGGGCTGGGTGGGTGA